The following proteins come from a genomic window of Alosa sapidissima isolate fAloSap1 chromosome 20, fAloSap1.pri, whole genome shotgun sequence:
- the heatr3 gene encoding HEAT repeat-containing protein 3, with protein MGKAKNNKFKRPRFSAGGLVKEVMDNEDEVEVEVDSPAAEHLEKLQSPCADVRECACASISRMVQQSQTIPSFLQRDAVRRLGPLLLDPCVAVRETAAGALRNLSVCGGPEVCEDMVKQDILTPLTKLLRECCSGFDVSPSQKNSKSTVEDVANEAVNLLWNLCENSSRAVSVFNKAGLLDVLVLCLERHEQKVELALSAAHCLHTVTEENAELLGSVSVAVLSALEAVLLSTQSDMQHTLLRTLAAGSLWNLKNSIPAGRQAQTLSALVATLSASLDLDAGALIPDLLQAEVARLAIAADTSDTAGAQGAEEEDHHHHHHHHQANGREEVEMEEEMEEERMNGGKTGNQDKDISDLLPRGKEELRKAAALLLAQQTSLEVIVNMCCSEDPSDDEWEETSSSDESEACADGVGEGGLQSPLCLSAEVYSALIHHNVPQKVLKKAEFPSPAAVDACQRNASWRSLIRKMHRVQCRALTCLHNILAAMDTESLGGTAGLQTVAQQLASLVFSSAEVVKEEEFLEAVTSALRSLLQIMASKNIPQCMSPQQLMSVCEAATRCDVVSVRVNALAILGITGSTLAKETGSSDTLQMIGTALLSVASKDPNLVVCGEALDALFDVFADGDEAEKAARNIRLLTSLKALQPVFKAKLRKEGRGNYSPEQLCVLDNIKVNLRRFIGYLETLERK; from the exons ATGGGGAAAGCTAAGAATAATAAATTTAAAAGGCCCCGATTCTCGGCTGGAGGACTCGTGAAGGAAGTTATGGACAACGAGGATGAAGTTGAAGTAGAAGTTGATTCACCTGCTGCAGAACATTTAGAGaaa CTGCAGAGTCCCTGCGCGGacgtgcgtgagtgtgcgtgtgcgagcaTCTCTCGGATGGTGCAGCAGAGCCAGACCATCCCCAGCTTCCTCCAGCGGGACGCGGTGCGTCGTCTCGGGCCACTGCTGCTCGACCCATGCGTGGCTGTGCGGGAGACCGCGGCAGGAGCCCTCAG gaacctgagtgtgtgtgggggtcccGAGGTGTGTGAGGACATGGTGAAACAGGACATCCTAACTCCTCTCACCAAGCTGCTCAGGGAG TGCTGCTCAGGTTTTGACGTGAGCCCTTCACAGAAGAACTCTAAGAGCACAGTGGAGGACGTGGCCAATGAGGCCGTCAACCTGCTCTGGAACCTGTG tgAGAACAGCAGTCGGGCCGTATCAGTGTTTAATAAAGCAGGGCTGTTGGACGTGCTGGTTTTGTGCCTGGAGAGACATGAGCAGAAGGTGGAGCTAGCGCTCTCTGCTG cccattGCTTACACACGGTGACTGAGGAGAACGCAGAGCTGCTGGGGAGCGTGAGCGTGGCCGTGTTGTCAGCGCTGGAGGCGGTGCTCCTCTCCACACAGTCCGACATGCAGCACACACTCCTGCGCACGCTGGCCgctg GCTCGTTGTGGAACCTGAAGAACAGCATCCCCGCGGGGCGGCAGGCCCAGACGCTGAGCGCCCTGGTGGCCACTCTCTCCGCCAGCCTCGACCTGGACGCCGGCGCGCTGATCCCAGACCTGCTGCAGGCCGAGGTCGCCCGCCTCGCCATCGCCGCCGACACCAGCGACACCGCCGGGGCACAGGGAGCGGAGGAAgaagatcatcatcatcatcatcatcatcatcaggccaacggaagagaggaggtggagatggaggaggagatggaggaggagaggatgaacgGAGGGAAGACGGGGAATCAAGATAAAGACATCTCTGacctgctgccg cggGGAAAAGAGGAGCTGAGAAAGGCCGCAGCACTGCTCTTGGCTCAGCAGACGTCTCTGGAGGTCATCGTCAACATGTGCTGCTCCgaag aCCCCTCTGATGATGAGTGGGAGGAGACGTCCAGCAGTGACGAGAGTGAGGCCTGTGCTGATGGTGTGGGGGAAGGTGGCCTGCagtctcctctctgtctgtctgctgagGTCTACAGTGCCCTCATACACCACAATGTCCCGCAGAAg GTCCTGAAGAAGGCAGAGTTCCCCAGTCCTGCTGCTGTTGATGCCTGTCAGAGGAATGCATCCTGGAGGAGTCTGATTAGAAA AATGCACCGTGTTCAGTGTCGGGCCCTCACCTGTCTCCACAACATCCTGGCTGCCATGGATACGGAGTCTCTTGGCGGAACAGCAGGTCTGCAGACAGTGGCCCAGCAGCTGGCCAGCTTAGTGTTCAGCTCTGCAG aggTCGTCAAGGAGGAGGAGTTTCTGGAGGCAGTGACCAGTGCCTTGCGTTCACTGCTGCAGATCATGGCCTCCAAAAACATCCCACAG tgTATGAGTCCTCAGCagctgatgagtgtgtgtgaggcggcCACTCGCTGTGACGTGGTGAGCGTGAGGGTAAATGCTCTGGCCATCCTGGGGATCACAGGAAGCACGCTGGCCAAGGAGACCGGCTCATCAGACACACTACAG ATGATTGGGACAGCCCTGCTCTCAGTGGCCTCAAAGGACCCAAACCTGGTGGTGTGTGGGGAGGCTCTGGACGCGCTGTTCGACGTGTTCGCTGACGGAGACGAGGCTGAGAAGGCTGCCAGGAATATCCGCCTGCTAACCTCCCTCAAGGCCCTGCAGCCTGTCTTCAAAGCCAAG CTGCGTAAGGAGGGCCGAGGGAACTACAGCCCGGAGCAGCTGTGTGTGCTGGACAACATCAAGGTGAACCTGCGCAGGTTCATCGGCTACCTGGAGACCCTGGAGAGGAAGTGA